In Odontesthes bonariensis isolate fOdoBon6 chromosome 6, fOdoBon6.hap1, whole genome shotgun sequence, one genomic interval encodes:
- the LOC142383052 gene encoding uncharacterized protein LOC142383052 has translation MSVQFSGWEVVDDGASFPGVTLGPSQKPQNRGVYAMFHGTSVASARQIIANGFKQSSGGMLGKGVYVSRDKRKAANYPLKSNPSDRVILELRVRVGRVKRIDRDFHTWQFTWSSKYNTAWVPPKCGMKSVPSGLEEDCVFDPQRVKVVGIAKAPNTAIEKELQQLLAKGSNSPSEGAGGATDVCSLCKRVTQQGAPHVKEECWKCGKNICILMSKHFCSARTSSALRPSIWYCSRMSLQFFGWEVTYDDDSPLVELKATQEPQDRGVYTMYHGTSVANARHIITNGFQQSSGGMLGKGVYVSRDKKKADRYPIGSNPSDRVVLELHVRLGRVKRIDTDNHPMQYTWSTQGYDTAWVPPNCGMKAVPSGLEEDCVFDPKRVKVVGIAKAPDTLLAELKQLVTNSLGNPSRGNGGAASHGGVVADVCSLCNRKQLQSAQHIKQPCWGCGQNICTLMTKHVCVKA, from the exons ATGTCCGTGCAGTTCTCTGGCTGGGAGGTGGTGGACGATGGGGCCTCTTTTCCAGGTGTGACGTTAGGTCCGTCGCAGAAACCTCAAAATCGAGGAGTCTACGCCATGTTCCACGGCACCAGCGTCGCCAGTGCGCGTCAAATCATCGCCAATGGTTTTAAACAATCGTCAGGCGGCATGTTGGGAAAGGGTGTGTATGTGAGCCGGGATAAGAGAAAAGCGGCTAATTATCCCCTGAAAAGTAACCCATCTGACCGGGTGATACTTGAGCTGCGTGTCCGTGTTGGCCGCGTCAAACGCATTGACAGGGATTTCCATACGTGGCAGTTCACCTGGAGCTCGAAATACAACACCGCTTGGGTACCCCCCAAATGCGGCATGAAATCCGTGCCCAGTGGTCTTGAGGAGGACTGTGTGTTTGACCCCCAAAGAGTGAAAGTTGTGGGCATTGCAAAGGCCCCAAACACCGCCATAGAGaaggagcttcagcagcttctaGCCAAAGGATCCAACAGTCCCAGTGAAGGAGCTGGTGGGGCCACAGATGTGTGCTCCTTGTGCAAGAGAGTGACCCAGCAGGGCGCCCCCCACGTCAAGGAAGAGTGCTGGAAGTGCGGGAAAAACATCTGTATTCTCATGTCCAAGCACTTCTGTTCAGCCAGAACT AGCAGTGCATTAAGGCCCAGCATCTGGTACTGCAGCAGGATGTCACTACAGTTCTTTGGCTGGGAGGTAACCTATGATGATGACTCTCCTCTTGTGGAGCTGAAGGCAACCCAGGAGCCCCAAGATCGGGGTGTCTACACCATGTACCATGGCACCAGCGTTGCCAATGCACGTCACATTATTACCAATGGCTTTCAGCAGTCATCGGGTGGCATGCTGGGGAAGGGCGTGTATGTGAGTCGGGATAAGAAAAAGGCAGACCGTTATCCTATTGGCAGCAACCCTTCAGATCGTGTGGTGCTGGAGCTGCATGTGCGCTTGGGCCGTGTCAAACGTATTGACACGGACAACCATCCAATGCAATACACCTGGAGCACACAGGGCTACGACACTGCTTGGGTACCCCCCAATTGTGGCATGAAAGCGGTGCCCAGTGGCCTAGAGGAGGATTGTGTGTTTGACCCAAAAAGAGTGAAAGTTGTGGGCATTGCAAAGGCCCCAGACACCCTACTGGCAGAGCTTAAACAGCTTGTAACTAACAGTCTCGGAAATCCCAGCAGAGGAAATGGGGGAGCAGCATCACATGGTGGTGTTGTCGCAGATGTGTGTTCACTGTGCAACAGAAAGCAGCTGCAGAGTGCTCAACATATCAAACAACCATGCTGGGGATGTGGGCAAAACATCTGTACACTCATGACCAAGCACGTATGTGTAAAGGCTTAA
- the arsk gene encoding arylsulfatase K: MEVMSRPTFYLALLFFLQNYFQMTCQNVARPNIVMVMSDAFDGRLSFDPGSELVQLPYINYLRELGSTFINAYTNSPICCPSRAAMWSGQFVHLTQSWNNHKCLDANATTWMDMLERNGYRTKMIGKLDYTSGSHSVSNRVEAWTRDVPFLLRQEGRPVSQLVGNMTTIRIMKKDWENTDKATQWIHQTAALSYQPFALYLGLNLPHPYKTESLGPTAGGSTFLSSPYWLTKVSSELISVPKWLPMASMHPVDYYSTFTKNCSGDFTEEEVKSIRAFYYAMCAEADAMLGQVISALRETGLLNNTVVIFTADHGELAMEHRQFYKMSMFEGSSLVPLLIMGPGLMSGCQVNQLVSLVDLYPTVLEIAGISTIGNLSGHSLLPLLSKSGDFPKKQHPNWVLSEYHGCNVNASTYMLRIGRWKYITYADGLTVPPQLFDLTLDKDELHNAVLKFPDVQAHLDKLLRSIVDYPKVSTAVHLYNKKAFGAWRSSLGRNYSQAIANLRWHVDWQEDEFANEKAIDQWLYGSSSQVHEIV, translated from the exons GATGGCCGGCTGTCCTTCGATCCCGGCAGTGAACTCGTACAGCTACCATACATAAACTACCTCAGGGAACTCGGCTCCACCTTCATCAATGCTTACACCAACTCACCCATCTGCTGCCCCTCAAGAGCAG CAATGTGGAGCGGACAGTTTGTCCACCTCACCCAGTCATGGAACAACCACAAGTGCTTAGATGCAAACGCAACCACGTGGATGGATATGCTGGAGAGGAATGGATATCGCACCAAGATGATCGGCAAGCTGGATTATACCTCAGGAAGTCACTCTGTCAG TAATCGTGTTGAGGCATGGACACGAGATGTTCCATTCCTCCTGCGCCAAGAGGGCCGCCCTGTTTCTCAACTTGTTGGGAACATGACAACCATAAGGATAATGAAGAAAGACTGGGAAAACACAGATAAAGCTACACAGTGGATCCATCAGACAGCTGCACTCTCATACCAGCCCTTTGCTCTTTATCTTGGCCTCAATCTACCTCATCCCTATAAAACTGAATCTCTGGGGCCCACTGCAGGTGGATCCACCTTCCTTAGCTCACCATATTGGCTCACAAAG GTGTCTTCTGAGCTCATTTCTGTTCCCAAGTGGCTGCCTATGGCTTCCATGCACCCTGTTGACTACTACTCCACTTTCACCAAAAACTGCAGTGGGGATTtcactgaggaggaagttaaaaGCATTCGGGCCTTCTATTATGCCATGTGTGCTGAAGCTGATGCCATGCTGG GCCAGGTGATTTCAGCTCTGAGAGAGACGGGCCTGCTTAACAACACAGTGGTGATCTTCACGGCTGACCATGGAGAATTAGCCATGGAACATCGGCAGTTCTATAAGATGTCAATGTTTGAAGGCAGCTCCCTTGTTCCCCTGCTCATCATGGGCCCTGGGCTGATGTCTGGCTGTCAGGTCAATCAGCTTGTGTCTTTGGTTGATCTCTATCCTACTGTGCTTG AGATTGCTGGTATTTCAACTATTGGTAACTTAAGCGGTCACTCCCTGCTTCCTCTGCTATCCAAATCCGGTGATTTTCCCAAGAAGCAACATCCAAACTGGGTATTGAGTGAATATCATGGTTGTAATGTCAATGCCTCTACATACATGCTGAGAATTGGCCGGTGGAAATACATCACTTACGCTGATGGGCTCACTGTTCCCCCACAACTCTTTG ACCTAACACTGGACAAGGATGAACTTCACAATGCAGTTCTAAAATTCCCAGATGTGCAGGCACATCTCGACAAGCTCTTACGCAGCATTGTAGACTATCCAAAAGTCTCTACAGCTGTTCATCTCTACAATAAAAAGGCATTTGGTGCATGGCGCAGTAGTTTGGGGAGAAACTACAGCCAGGCTATTGCTAACCTCAGGTGGCATGTAGATTGGCAAGAGGATGAATTTGCCAATGAGAAAGCTATTGACCAGTGGCTCTATGGATCTTCATCACAAGTTCATGAAATTGTATAG
- the skic3 gene encoding tetratricopeptide repeat protein 37 has translation MSNKEVKAALKSAREAIKNKEFKEALKHCKTVLKLEKTNYNAWVFIGLAASELEQPDQSQTAYKKAVELEPEQLLAWQGLANLYEKTDQWDFKIELPNVYQKLVELYASSDKNKCYEMIQKLSDIYQSDKEYLKLAKVWLQLVQLKEEEAVDKKELVQLLQQMTQLLSNCLNEEEQDNETQQHLITAFEKAMVLMEPVPGEEHKKVSADYVKCLSKLPHEEAKMKEACQSMLSLYPSQSYPLEVLCCHYLKTGNMDDYAVSCFSQLLDLVPNSGVGHLGLGTKALQEGRYNESINELAQGLKTMSSTTGWYSLAETQFKMHRYTESTTSCSKGLNICTPEDKKPRVKLLRLKLEALVRSGGEKAADEAFEIFSQIPEAEKDPVLLALKGRAYINKGKIDQALKLSSELVASNPNLAQGLALKGLAHLAEGQQKLAEQSFLKAASQSPDCGECFFLLGQLYWDMGEETRKDRSKAHTHFLKAAKLDPHLGSAFRYLGHYYREVANDDGRAQGCYKKAFQLNSDDVESGAASVDLTMGQGDMDTALTILQSVIEKATPGSAKWAWMRRGLYYLKLGDHQQAVADLQAALRADPEDWVCWECLGEAYLNRRSFTAALKAFGKAHQLQPSSIYSVYQAAAIKQTLGKFKEAVAEYLQITAQQDYVPALKGLGECQLSLAKSLMNDCRDGGAIDLIQQAIQNLFRAVQLRPDLSCLWKLLGDACTAVSIVSPNRAQVLVPGLLAGLDPSSQDHILNGAQTLKVGERCYVRALKLLPEVPSLWYDLGLNYYHQATSLACLTEGDKNCSSQDLEKAQQCLKKAIMIDSGNHSYWNALGVISMNKGLGNYALAQHCFIKSIRVEPNNVVAWTNLGTLYLKKDKIELAHEAFKIAQSLEPLYVNCWIGQALIAESVGSYDTMDLFRHTTELSTHMEGVKGYAYWVCSTLLDKSNRDTELYRYNIVQMNAISAAHVALSKYTERIQSDPVAFVMLGYLNEHLQLKRQALQAYQRAVELLQSLSSPEELAFSLGNCGRALCNSGQWEEAVHVYNSTPLQELSDLVGLALAYCRAGLFPESTTAYERALAVASSEKEKAYILTALALLQHRQGNLDSAKTLLFKCSMLKEPISESLLCLCALGLVHGDATLAAAALTELLKQGSASGSVVEQRCLLTCTLLALQGNYSAVQREASRAVHSNPGNPSLWALLSRVIPQYYPRKANGGAVAGHVACLSSMTQGKRALLYSGVNQLANGRHSGEDSHRNALKTMQRAVLLCPDDPATWAGLMAACHTENTSCYLSGSAPRRKSLQHILMSVVSEKVRGVEEIERPLAQSLEGWVLQQAVTGLILEGQLEQAEALCTQVLNVSPEHPAVMLSLRQVQYHSLQMANSDAVLPDPVLEHLNKAVIINPTNLGAWHWLAEVYRSQGMLIQAVMAYRQSLQLASQLGLHNCQVGSLLRLALLALGPCMAGVPGNDWRDLVMEATTEVLKLGSSPIALLFQAMLQYVTKMTSRDTRRFLERLVFVPSQDFPMSVVQVASWYLLRHLHAKNDPELINVLLQHAKVNEDQRLLEFHSRLASSSP, from the exons ATGTCTAATAAGGAAGTGAAAGCCGCACTGAAAAGTGCCAGAGAGGCCATTAAAAACAAAGAATTCAAAGAGGCTTTAAAGCACTGCAAG ACTGTTTTGAAACTTGAGAAGACCAACTACAATGCATGGGTATTCATCGGCTTGGCAGCCAGTGAACTGGAGCAACCGGATCAATCACAGACGGCTTATAAGAAAGCAGTGGAGCTGGAGCCAGAGCAGCTGCTGGCCTGGCAG GGCTTAGCAAATCTTTATGAAAAGACTGACCAGTGGGATTTCAAAATTGAGCTGCCAAATGTCTACCAGAAGCTTGTTGAGCTGTATGCAAG TTCagataaaaacaaatgctaTGAAATGATCCAAAAGCTGTCCGATATTTATCAGTCTGACAAGGAATATTTAAAG TTGGCGAAGGTGTGGCTGCAGCTCGTTCAGCTTAAAGAGGAAGAGGCTGTGGATAAGAAAGAGTTAGTGCAACTATTGCAGCAGATGACCCAGCTCCTCTCAAACTGCCTTAACGAGGAGGAGCAAGATAATGAAACTCAACAGCAT TTGATCACGGCTTTTGAGAAGGCCATGGTTCTCATGGAACCTGTACCAGGAGAAGAACACAAGAAGGTCTCAGCTGACTATGTTAAATGTCTTTCTAAA ctgccacaCGAAGAAGCCAAAATGAAAGAGGCGTGCCAGTCCATGCTGTCACTCTACCCCAGCCAAAGTTATCCTCTTGAGGTCCTTTGTTGTCATTACCTCAAAACAG GTAACATGGATGATTATGCAGTCAGCTGTTTCTCCCAGCTTCTGGATCTGGTCCCTAACAGTGGAGTAGGCCACTTGGGTCTGGGCACCAAAGCATTGCAAGAAGGGAGGTATAACGAGTCCATTAATGAACTAGCACAAG GACTAAAGACAATGAGCTCAACAACAGGATGGTACAGTCTGGCTGAGACTCAGTTTAAAATGCACAGATACACAGAAAGCACTACATCATGCTCCAAAG GTTTGAATATATGTACTCCTGAAGACAAGAAGCCGAGGGTGAAGCTGCTTAGACTGAAGCTAGAGGCCTTAGTGAGAAGTGGAGGAGAGAAGGCTGCAGACGAAGCTTTTGAGATATTCTCACAG attcCAGAAGCTGAGAAAGACCCAGTGCTATTAGCTCTCAAAGGACGTGCGTACATCAACAAAGGAAAGATAGATCAAGCACTCAAG TTGTCATCAGAGCTGGTGGCCTCCAATCCGAACCTGGCCCAGGGATTGGCACTGAAAGGACTGGCACATTTAGCTGAAGGCCAGCAGAAGCTGGCAGAGCaaag TTTCCTAAAGGCTGCGAGCCAGAGCCCAGACTGTGGAGAATGTTTTTTCTTGCTTGGACAACTTTATTGGGACATGGGTGAAGAGACCCGTAAAGACCGGAGCAAGGCTCATACACACTTCTTGAAG GCTGCAAAATTAGATCCACACCTTGGCTCTGCATTTCGCTACCTTGGGCATTATTATCGTGAGGTGGCAAATGATGATGGTCGTGCACAAGGCTGTTATAAAAAGGCCTTTCAGTTGAACAGTGACGATGTGGAGTCTGGAGCTGCTTCGGTGGATCTCACTATGGGCCAGGGGGATATG GACACTGCCTTAACAATTCTTCAGTCAGTGATAGAGAAAGCCACCCCAGGCTCAGCTAAATGGGCCTGGATGAGACGAGGTCTGTACTACCTGAAACTTGGAGATCATCAACAGGCCGTGGCTGA TTTGCAGGCAGCTTTGAGAGCAGACCCTGAGGACTGGGTGTGTTGGGAGTGCTTAGGTGAAGCATACTTAAACCGGCGGAGCTTCACAGCAGCCCTGAAGGCCTTTGGCAAGGCCCATCAGCTTCAGCCCAGCTCCATCTACAGTGTCTACCAGGCAGCTGCTATCAAACAGACTCTGGGCAAGTTCAAAGAGGCAGTTGCAGAGTATCTCCAAATCACAGCACAGCAGGACTATGTTCCTGCTCTTAAAG GCCTAGGGGAGTGCCAGCTGTCTCTTGCTAAAAGCTTAATGAATGACTGCCGAGATGGAGGAGCCATTGACCTCATTCAGCAAGCCATACAAAACCTCTTCAG AGCTGTGCAACTGCGACCAGACCTGTCGTGTCTGTGGAAGCTGCTGGGAGATGCTTGTACTGCAGTTAGCATTGTTTCACCGAACAGAGCCCAGGTTCTGGTGCCAGGATTACTGGCTGGTTTGGACCCCAGCTCACAGGATCACATACTGAACGGGGCCCAAACCCTCAAAGTTGGAGAGAG GTGCTATGTTCGTGCTCTGAAGTTGTTGCCTGAGGTCCCCAGCCTTTGGTATGATCTGGGGCTCAACTATTACCACCAGGCCACCAGTCTAGCTTGCCTTACAGAAGGAGACAAGAACTGCTCATCTCAGGACCTTGAGAAGGCCCAGCAG TGTTTAAAAAAGGCTATCATGATAGACAGTGGGAACCACAGCTACTGGAATGCCCTGGGAGTGATTTCCATGAACAAAG GTCTGGGGAACTATGCTCTGGCTCAGCATTGCTTCATAAAGTCCATACGAGTTGAGCCAAAT AATGTTGTTGCCTGGACAAACCTCGGTACCCTATATTTGAAGAAGGATAAAATAGAA CTTGCGCATGAGGCCTTCAAGATTGCTCAGTCGTTGGAGCCACTGTATGTCAACTGCTGGATTGGACAG GCGCTGATAGCAGAAAGCGTGGGAAGCTATGACACCATGGATCTTTTCAGGCACACCACTGAACTCAGCACACAT ATGGAGGGCGTAAAAGGTTATGCCTACTGGGTTTGTTCCACCCTGCTGGATAAGAGCAACAGAGACACTGAACTGTACCGCTACAACATTGTGCAGATGAATGCCATTTCTGCTGCTCATGTGGCCCTCAGCAAGTACACGG AGAGGATCCAGTCTGACCCTGTTGCCTTCGTTATGCTGGGTTACCTTAATGAGCATTTGCAGCTGAAGAGGCAGGCCTTACAGGCATACCAAAG GGCAGTTGAACTGCTTCAGTCCCTGTCTTCTCCAGAGGAGCTGGCTTTTTCTCTCGGCAACTGTGGCCGTGCTTTGTG CAACTCAGGCCAGTGGGAGGAGGCAGTGCACGTTTATAATTCTACTCCATTGCAGGAGCTCAGTGACCTGGTTGGGCTGGCTCTGGCTTACTGCAGGGCTGGACTCTTCCCAGAAAGCACCACAG CATATGAACGTGCCTTGGCTGTGGCTTCCAGCGAGAAGGAGAAGGCTTACATATTGACTGCTCTGGCCTTGCTGCAGCACCGGCAAGGAAACCTGGACTCAGCCAAAACTCTACTCTTTAAATG TTCAATGTTGAAGGAGCCAATCTCAGAGTCCCTGCTGTGTTTATGTGCTCTTGGATTGGTCCACGGTGATGCCacactggctgctgctgccctGACTGAGCTTCTAAAGCAAGGCTCCGCCTCTGGGAGTGTTGTGGAGCAGCGGTGTCTACTGACTTGCACCTTGTTGGCTCTGCAGGGCAATTATAGTGCTGTACAAAGAGAGGCCTCCAGAGCTGTACACAG CAATCCTGGAAACCCATCTCTCTGGGCTCTTCTGTCCAGAGTAATACCACAATACTACCCTAGAAAGGCAAAT GGTGGTGCAGTAGCTGGCCATGTTGCCTGTCTCTCCAGTATGACCCAAGGAAAG AGAGCGTTGCTGTACAGTGGAGTCAACCAGCTGGCTAATGGGAGACATTCTGGAGAGGATAGTCACAGGAATGCACTGAAGACTATGCAGAGAGCCGTGCTGCTCTGTCCTG ATGATCCAGCCACATGGGCGGGCTTAATGGCTGCTTGTCACACTGAAAACACCTCCTGCTATCTTTCTGGCTCTGCTCCTCGCAGGAAATCACTGCAGCACATCCTCATGTCAGTGGTTTCTGAGAAAG TGCGTGGCGTGGAGGAGATAGAGCGCCCTCTAGCTCAGTCTCTGGAAGGTTGGGTACTGCAACAAGCCGTGACTGGTCTTATACTGGAGGGTCAACTGGAGCAGGCAGAGGCCCTCTGCACACAG GTTCTGAACGTGTCCCCTGAACACCCAGCAGTGATGCTGTCATTGAGACAGGTGCAGTACCATAGCCTTCAAATGGCTAACAGTGATGCTGTCCTCCCAGACCCTGTGCTGGAGCATCTCAACAAAGCTGTGATAATAAACCCCACAAACCTCGGGGCATGGCAT TGGCTGGCTGAGGTGTATCGCAGCCAGGGCATGCTTATTCAGGCAGTAATGGCTTACAGACAGAGTCTGCAGCTAGCCTCACAGCTCGGCTTGCACAACTGCCAGGTAGGCAGCCTGCTTCGACTGGCCCTACTAGCTCTTGGACCCTGTATG GCGGGTGTACCTGGAAACGACTGGAGGGACCTGGTGATGGAAGCCACTACTGAGGTTTTGAAGCTGGGCTCATCCCCTATAGCCCTCCTTTTCCAGGCCATGCTCCAGTATGTGACCAAGATGACTTCTAG GGATACAAGACGTTTTCTGGAGCGGCTGGTATTTGTTCCATCTCAAGACTTCCCAATGTCAGTGGTGCAGGTAGCCAGTTGGTACCTCCTCAGACACTTGCATGCCAAAAATGACCCGGAACTCATCAAT GTCCTTTTGCAACATGCCAAAGTGAATGAAGACCAAAGACTGCTGGAATTTCATTCACGTCTCGCCTCCTCTTCACCTTGA